A single Klebsiella variicola DNA region contains:
- the metE gene encoding 5-methyltetrahydropteroyltriglutamate--homocysteine S-methyltransferase — protein MTIINHTLGFPRVGLRRELKKAQESYWAGNATREELLTVGRELRARHWEQQKQAGVDLLPVGDFAWYDHVLTTSLLLGNVPARHQNKDGSIDIDTLFRIGRGRAPTGEPAAAAEMTKWFNTNYHYMVPEFVKGQQFKLTWTQLLDEVDEALALGHKIKPVLLGPVTYLWLGKVKGEPFDRLSLLNDILPVYQQVLAELAKRGIEWVQIDEPALVLELPPAWLEAFKPAYDALQGQVKLLLTTYFEGISDNLATIAALPVQGLHVDLVHGKDDVAELHNRLPADWLLSAGLINGRNVWRADLTEKYAQIKDLVGKRDLWVASSCSLLHSPIDLSVETRLDAEVKSWFAFALQKCGELALLRDALNSGDTAAITEWSAPIQARRHSTRVHNAEVEKRLAAITAQDSQRASPYEVRAQAQRQRFNLPKWPTTTIGSFPQTTEIRGLRLDFKKGNLDASHYRTGIAEHIKQAIVEQERLGLDVLVHGEAERNDMVEYFGEHLDGFIFTQNGWVQSYGSRCVKPPVVIGDVSRPQAITVDWAKYAQSLTDKPVKGMLTGPVTILCWSFPREDVSRETIAKQIALALRDEVADLEAAGIGIIQIDEPALREGLPLKRSDWDSYLQWGVEAFRLNAAVAKDDTQIHTHMCYCEFNDIMDSIAALDADVITIETSRSDMELLESFEAFEYPNEIGPGVYDIHSPNVPSVEWIEALLAKAAQRIPAERLWVNPDCGLKTRGWPETRAALANMVQAAQNLRESA, from the coding sequence CTGCGCCGCGAGCTGAAAAAAGCGCAAGAGAGCTACTGGGCGGGCAACGCCACTCGCGAGGAACTGCTGACAGTAGGCCGTGAGCTGCGTGCCCGCCACTGGGAGCAGCAGAAACAGGCGGGCGTTGATCTGCTGCCGGTGGGGGATTTCGCCTGGTACGACCATGTTCTGACTACCAGCCTGCTGCTTGGCAACGTGCCGGCTCGTCATCAGAACAAAGACGGATCCATCGATATCGATACCCTGTTCCGCATTGGCCGCGGCCGTGCGCCGACTGGCGAACCGGCCGCCGCTGCGGAAATGACCAAATGGTTTAACACCAACTATCACTACATGGTGCCGGAGTTCGTGAAGGGCCAGCAGTTCAAACTGACCTGGACCCAACTGCTGGATGAAGTAGACGAAGCGCTGGCGCTGGGCCACAAGATCAAGCCCGTGCTGCTGGGGCCGGTAACGTACCTGTGGCTGGGTAAAGTGAAAGGTGAACCGTTTGACCGTCTGAGCCTGCTGAATGACATCCTGCCGGTTTACCAGCAGGTGCTGGCCGAACTGGCGAAGCGCGGCATCGAGTGGGTGCAGATTGATGAACCGGCGCTGGTGCTGGAGCTGCCGCCAGCGTGGCTGGAGGCCTTTAAACCGGCTTATGACGCCCTGCAGGGCCAGGTGAAACTGCTGCTGACCACCTATTTTGAAGGCATTAGTGACAATCTCGCGACCATTGCTGCGCTACCGGTCCAGGGGCTGCACGTCGATCTGGTGCACGGCAAAGATGATGTTGCCGAGCTGCACAACCGCCTGCCGGCCGACTGGCTGCTGTCTGCGGGTCTGATCAATGGGCGCAACGTCTGGCGCGCCGATCTCACCGAAAAGTATGCGCAAATTAAAGACCTCGTCGGTAAACGCGACCTCTGGGTCGCGTCATCCTGTTCTCTGCTGCATAGCCCGATCGATCTGAGCGTGGAGACGCGCCTTGATGCGGAAGTGAAGAGCTGGTTTGCCTTCGCGCTGCAGAAATGCGGCGAGCTGGCGCTGCTGCGCGATGCGCTGAACAGCGGCGATACGGCGGCGATTACCGAGTGGAGCGCGCCAATCCAGGCCCGTCGCCATTCGACCCGCGTGCACAACGCGGAAGTGGAAAAACGGCTGGCGGCGATCACCGCTCAGGACAGCCAGCGTGCCAGCCCCTATGAGGTTCGCGCGCAGGCACAGCGCCAGCGCTTTAACCTGCCGAAATGGCCGACCACCACCATCGGGTCATTCCCGCAAACGACGGAGATCCGCGGTCTGCGCCTGGACTTCAAAAAGGGCAACCTTGACGCCAGTCATTATCGGACGGGGATTGCGGAACATATTAAGCAGGCGATCGTCGAGCAGGAGCGGTTAGGTTTAGACGTACTGGTGCACGGAGAAGCCGAGCGGAACGACATGGTGGAATACTTCGGTGAACATCTGGACGGTTTTATCTTCACGCAAAACGGCTGGGTGCAGAGCTATGGTTCCCGTTGCGTGAAGCCGCCGGTGGTGATCGGCGACGTCAGCCGTCCGCAGGCGATCACCGTCGACTGGGCGAAGTACGCGCAGTCGCTGACCGACAAGCCAGTGAAAGGGATGCTCACTGGACCGGTGACCATTCTGTGCTGGTCCTTCCCGCGGGAAGATGTCAGCCGTGAAACCATCGCGAAACAGATTGCGCTGGCCCTGCGTGATGAAGTGGCGGATCTGGAAGCGGCGGGGATCGGCATCATCCAGATTGATGAGCCGGCGCTGCGCGAAGGGTTACCGCTGAAGCGCAGCGACTGGGATTCCTATCTGCAGTGGGGTGTGGAAGCCTTCCGCCTTAATGCTGCGGTCGCCAAAGACGACACGCAGATCCACACCCACATGTGCTATTGCGAGTTCAACGACATCATGGACTCCATTGCCGCGCTGGATGCCGACGTGATCACCATTGAAACCTCGCGGTCCGATATGGAGCTGCTGGAGTCGTTCGAAGCGTTCGAGTATCCCAATGAGATCGGGCCGGGGGTATATGATATTCACTCGCCGAACGTGCCGAGCGTGGAGTGGATAGAAGCGCTGCTGGCAAAAGCCGCGCAGCGTATCCCGGCGGAGCGGCTGTGGGTTAACCCGGACTGCGGCCTGAAAACTCGCGGCTGGCCGGAAACCCGCGCCGCGCTGGCGAATATGGTGCAAGCGGCGCAGAATCTGCGCGAATCCGCCTGA